The Candidatus Sulfotelmatobacter sp. genome includes a region encoding these proteins:
- a CDS encoding arylsulfatase, translating to MSKRSAVPLTLLLAAGALILGAQGCGESNGTGGGSTASFATPSVPPGFKGKIALDIRQSKSDWTPFTPKRAPEGSPNVLLVLYDDTGLAAWSPYGGRINMPTLQRLADTGLTYTQWHTCALCSPTRSTILTGRNHHLNGMASITEAADGYPGASGYVPAQCATLAQILQDNGWGTFWIGKDHNVPEQDVAPGGSRKQWPVQMGFDRYYGFLGGETNQWYPDLVEDNRFVDPPYGPDQGYHLSKDLADHAIEMIRNQQASNPSKPWFMWFCPGANHAPHQAPADYIAKYKGKFDDGYEAYRSWVLQRMIDKGVMPKGTQLTPINPLPDSIANKGDVVRPWNSLTADEKKLFSHMAEVYAGFSEYTDAQVGRIVDYLQDTHQLDNTLVIYCADNGASGEGSPSGSVNENKFFNDYPDEMSENMKYLTRLGSPDTYNHYPTGWAVAFSSPFQMFKRYSNFAGGTCCPLVISWPKGIQAHGELRNQYHHSVDLVPTILDVCGLQMPAVYRGVRQWPLSGVSMRYSFDAAPDAPTQKHIQYYAMLGTRGIWKDGWKAAALHAPLTGRGHFDTDGWLLYHTDVDRSESKDLAKDNPDKLKELIAAWNDEAQRNLVLPLDDRTAVEMLGVQRPSSEPARQRYLYYPGSSAVPEGVAVNIRGRSYKILANVEIADPNASGVIFAHGSRFGGHALFIKDHKLHYVYNFLGIAPEQDFSSPPLAKGKYSLGMEFTRDTTGTHGESIGHVKLYVNDKVVAQGPMRTQLGKFTLAGDGLCVGFDSADAVSHQYRA from the coding sequence ATGTCGAAGCGATCGGCAGTCCCGCTTACGCTGCTCCTCGCCGCCGGCGCGCTGATTCTCGGCGCGCAGGGCTGCGGTGAGAGCAATGGCACCGGCGGTGGCAGCACCGCGTCCTTCGCGACCCCGAGCGTGCCGCCCGGATTCAAAGGGAAGATCGCGCTCGACATTCGCCAGTCCAAATCCGACTGGACTCCATTCACGCCCAAGCGCGCGCCGGAGGGCTCGCCCAACGTCCTGTTGGTGCTCTACGACGACACCGGCCTCGCCGCATGGTCGCCGTACGGCGGCCGCATCAACATGCCGACTCTGCAGCGCCTGGCGGACACCGGGCTCACGTACACGCAGTGGCATACCTGCGCGCTCTGCTCGCCGACCCGCTCCACCATCCTCACCGGCCGCAATCATCACCTGAATGGGATGGCTTCGATCACCGAAGCCGCCGACGGTTACCCGGGTGCGAGCGGCTACGTTCCTGCGCAGTGCGCGACCCTGGCGCAGATCCTTCAGGACAACGGTTGGGGCACCTTCTGGATCGGCAAGGATCACAACGTGCCCGAGCAGGACGTCGCGCCCGGCGGGAGCCGGAAGCAGTGGCCGGTGCAGATGGGGTTCGATCGCTACTACGGATTCCTCGGCGGTGAAACCAACCAGTGGTATCCGGATCTCGTGGAAGACAACCGCTTCGTGGATCCGCCCTACGGGCCGGATCAGGGTTATCACCTTTCGAAGGACCTCGCCGATCACGCCATCGAGATGATCCGCAATCAGCAGGCCAGCAACCCCTCCAAGCCCTGGTTCATGTGGTTCTGCCCGGGGGCCAATCACGCGCCACACCAGGCGCCCGCCGACTACATCGCGAAGTACAAGGGCAAGTTCGACGACGGCTACGAAGCCTATCGCAGCTGGGTGCTGCAACGCATGATCGACAAGGGAGTCATGCCGAAGGGCACGCAACTCACGCCGATCAATCCGCTCCCCGATTCGATCGCGAACAAGGGCGACGTCGTTCGCCCCTGGAACTCCCTCACCGCTGACGAGAAGAAGCTGTTCTCGCACATGGCCGAGGTCTACGCCGGCTTCTCGGAGTACACCGACGCCCAGGTCGGTCGTATCGTCGACTACCTCCAGGACACTCATCAGCTCGACAACACGCTGGTGATCTATTGCGCCGACAACGGGGCATCGGGCGAGGGAAGCCCCAGCGGCTCGGTCAACGAGAACAAGTTCTTCAACGACTACCCCGACGAGATGTCGGAGAACATGAAGTACCTGACTCGTCTCGGCTCACCCGACACCTACAACCACTATCCGACCGGCTGGGCGGTCGCGTTCTCGTCCCCGTTCCAGATGTTCAAGCGCTACTCGAATTTCGCGGGCGGCACCTGTTGTCCGCTGGTGATCTCGTGGCCGAAGGGCATCCAGGCGCACGGTGAGCTGCGCAACCAGTACCACCACTCGGTGGATCTGGTGCCCACCATCCTTGATGTCTGTGGCCTGCAGATGCCGGCGGTCTATCGCGGGGTCCGACAGTGGCCGCTGTCGGGCGTGTCGATGCGCTATTCGTTCGACGCGGCCCCCGACGCACCCACCCAGAAACACATCCAGTACTACGCGATGCTCGGCACACGCGGGATCTGGAAGGATGGGTGGAAGGCGGCGGCGCTACATGCTCCGCTCACCGGCAGGGGCCATTTCGACACCGACGGCTGGCTGCTCTATCACACCGACGTCGACCGTTCGGAGTCGAAGGATCTCGCGAAGGACAACCCCGACAAACTGAAGGAGCTGATCGCCGCCTGGAACGATGAGGCGCAGAGGAATCTGGTGCTGCCGCTCGACGATCGGACCGCGGTCGAGATGCTGGGCGTCCAGCGCCCGAGCTCGGAGCCGGCGCGCCAGCGCTATCTCTACTATCCGGGTTCGTCGGCGGTTCCCGAGGGCGTGGCGGTGAACATCCGCGGCCGCTCGTACAAGATCCTGGCCAACGTCGAGATCGCCGATCCAAACGCTTCGGGAGTGATCTTCGCGCACGGCTCCCGCTTCGGTGGTCACGCACTCTTCATCAAGGATCACAAGCTTCACTACGTTTACAATTTCCTCGGCATCGCGCCCGAGCAGGATTTCTCCTCACCGCCGCTCGCCAAGGGGAAGTACTCGCTGGGGATGGAATTCACGCGAGACACGACCGGCACGCACGGCGAGTCGATCGGGCACGTGAAGCTCTACGTGAACGACAAGGTGGTGGCCCAGGGCCCGATGCGCACCCAACTGGGCAAGTTCACCCTGGCCGGCGACGGCCTGTGTGTGGGCTTCGACAGCGCCGACGCGGTGAGCCACCAGTACAGGGC
- a CDS encoding serine hydrolase domain-containing protein, which yields MGAPPAILESLIARSRTPAVQYLAVDASSTRFEFHGGLADLDRGTALESTTTMMAYSMSKTLTAAAVLRLVEMKRIALDDSIAEWAGPIPYDRAISVRQLLTHTSGIPNPIPLRWVHPAAEHARFDEAAALDRVLRAHARLAFRPGTRFSYSNLGYWLLGRVVERASREPFSEFVAAQLLAPLGLAASQLGYAISDPARHATGYLERTSILNLVRRFVIDPRLIGRYHGRWLSLQSHYVDGPAFGGLVGTAKGFARFLQDQLATRSRILGDDMRALFFERQQLASGTPMPMTLGWHVGGTHGRAFFYKEGGGGGFHSMMRLYRDRGVGTVIMVNATGFDVGATLDRLDPEFLA from the coding sequence GTGGGCGCGCCGCCGGCGATACTCGAGTCCCTGATCGCGCGTTCGCGCACCCCCGCGGTCCAGTACCTGGCCGTCGACGCCTCGAGCACGCGCTTCGAATTCCACGGCGGCCTCGCCGATCTCGACCGTGGAACTGCGCTCGAATCGACCACCACGATGATGGCCTATTCGATGAGCAAGACGCTCACTGCGGCCGCCGTCCTCCGGCTGGTCGAGATGAAGCGAATCGCCCTCGACGATTCGATCGCCGAGTGGGCGGGGCCGATTCCCTACGACCGAGCGATCTCGGTGCGACAGTTGCTCACCCACACTTCGGGAATCCCGAACCCGATCCCGCTCCGCTGGGTCCATCCTGCGGCCGAACATGCCCGCTTCGATGAAGCGGCGGCTCTCGATCGAGTGCTCCGGGCGCATGCTCGACTGGCATTTCGGCCGGGCACGCGCTTCTCCTATTCGAACCTCGGCTATTGGCTGCTCGGACGAGTGGTGGAGCGCGCCAGCCGCGAACCGTTCTCCGAGTTCGTGGCCGCGCAGCTCCTCGCGCCGCTCGGCCTGGCGGCTTCCCAGCTGGGCTACGCGATTTCCGATCCCGCCCGCCATGCGACCGGCTATCTCGAGAGGACCTCCATACTCAACCTGGTCAGGAGATTCGTCATCGATCCCCGGTTGATCGGCCGCTATCATGGCCGCTGGCTCTCGCTCCAAAGCCACTACGTCGACGGACCTGCCTTTGGGGGCCTGGTGGGGACGGCGAAGGGATTCGCGCGGTTCCTTCAGGATCAGCTCGCGACTCGATCGCGCATCCTCGGCGATGACATGCGCGCGCTGTTCTTCGAGCGCCAGCAACTTGCGAGCGGCACGCCCATGCCCATGACGCTGGGCTGGCATGTCGGCGGCACTCACGGCCGGGCGTTCTTCTACAAGGAGGGAGGAGGGGGCGGATTCCACTCGATGATGCGTCTCTATCGCGACCGCGGGGTGGGCACGGTGATCATGGTCAACGCCACCGGCTTCGACGTCGGCGCGACACTCGATAGGCTGGATCCGGAATTCCTGGCATGA
- a CDS encoding phytanoyl-CoA dioxygenase family protein, with protein METFRVVPLLDSSASLGEPDELIRRAGSDGYLYLRGLFDPNVVRDLRRLVLAECVRLGWLEAGSATDLARAHPTLRGIRTGDPQSVELLARVLPSVELDRIRREPSLERILGAVFGGGFETHQGDVCRVVFPNAEHLTTPPHQDGAYVGVERECWTVWTPLGDCPLALGPLALAPGSHRGGLFEHSGGAARIPGEPGRGEWAASDLTCGDALLFHALTIHRALPNRSGDTLRLSVDCRYRAE; from the coding sequence ATGGAGACCTTCAGGGTCGTGCCGTTGCTCGATTCATCCGCATCCCTGGGTGAACCCGACGAGCTGATTCGCCGCGCGGGAAGCGACGGCTATCTCTACCTCCGCGGGCTCTTCGATCCGAATGTGGTGCGCGATCTCCGCAGGCTGGTTCTGGCGGAATGCGTGCGACTCGGGTGGCTCGAGGCGGGTTCCGCCACCGATTTGGCGCGCGCGCACCCGACGCTGCGCGGGATTCGGACCGGCGATCCACAGTCGGTCGAGCTGCTTGCACGCGTGCTGCCTTCCGTCGAGCTGGATCGGATTCGCCGTGAGCCGAGCCTCGAGCGCATCCTGGGCGCCGTATTCGGCGGCGGCTTCGAAACGCACCAGGGCGACGTCTGTCGCGTGGTGTTTCCGAACGCGGAACATCTCACCACGCCGCCGCATCAGGACGGCGCCTATGTCGGTGTCGAGCGCGAGTGCTGGACGGTGTGGACGCCGCTGGGCGATTGCCCGCTGGCGCTCGGCCCTCTGGCGCTCGCGCCCGGCTCGCATCGCGGGGGCCTGTTCGAGCACTCGGGGGGTGCGGCGCGGATACCGGGGGAGCCCGGTCGCGGCGAGTGGGCGGCGAGCGACCTCACCTGCGGCGATGCGCTGCTGTTCCATGCCCTCACGATCCACCGGGCCCTGCCCAATCGGAGCGGCGATACGCTGCGGCTCTCCGTGGACTGCCGCTACCGGGCTGAATAG
- a CDS encoding sigma-70 family RNA polymerase sigma factor, with amino-acid sequence MEPESDRRISEVVERERSRLLDFIRRRVPDPGDAEDILQEVFFELVEANRLLMPIEHVTGWLFRVARNRIVDLFRKRRHERFNAAVEDEHGEQLAPEDLLPSPDDGPEAMHARAALLDELEAAINELPAEQRQVFVAHELEGRSFKELAAESGLPLNTLLSRKRYAVLRLRERLRDMYESFEGD; translated from the coding sequence ATGGAACCCGAATCGGACCGGCGGATCTCCGAAGTCGTGGAGCGGGAGCGATCCCGGCTCCTCGACTTCATCCGCCGGCGAGTTCCCGATCCCGGCGACGCCGAGGACATCCTGCAGGAGGTGTTCTTCGAGCTGGTCGAGGCGAACCGGCTGCTGATGCCGATCGAGCACGTCACCGGCTGGCTGTTCCGCGTGGCGCGCAATCGCATCGTCGACCTGTTCCGCAAGCGTCGGCACGAGCGCTTCAACGCTGCGGTCGAGGACGAGCACGGCGAGCAGCTGGCGCCGGAGGACCTGCTGCCCTCGCCCGACGACGGGCCCGAAGCCATGCACGCGCGCGCCGCACTCCTCGACGAGCTCGAGGCGGCGATCAACGAACTGCCCGCGGAGCAGCGCCAGGTGTTCGTGGCGCACGAGCTGGAGGGGCGGAGTTTTAAGGAGCTGGCCGCCGAGAGCGGCCTCCCGCTGAACACGCTGCTGTCTCGAAAGCGCTACGCAGTACTTCGCCTGCGAGAGCGGCTGCGAGATATGTACGAGTCATTCGAAGGCGACTGA
- a CDS encoding radical SAM protein, with protein sequence MARVLLILPHLPQRMGTPYLGQQYVASALLADGHEVRCLDLAAIRSEGRDEVAVESAERFRPDLIGMTLFTYNARRGYALAERLDGLSRWRVAGGPHVTAVPDEPLAHGFDIAIAGEAERLMVDLARACDGGDAMPVRPGVHSAGLDGGSHQTLDDLDALPFPLESYRCYEPGWYSEGAMVVPGGLMTSRGCPARCTFCANHVTGRVYRWRSSANVVAEMKALRERHGVMHFPFWDDAFTARRLRMLELCDAILAEPSLRGATWTCITPGNMVRAGDLARMREAGCVAINFGIESGDYNILRVIQKGQKPEQVRAAVDAAKAAGMTTIVNFMFGFPEEGVAELENTRRFMDQLAPHTDYFNNRGVLVPMPGTAIYDRGHERFGFTRWWLDASRVVDEPNVHVLDPRAIQEYLEHDPTLDLDFFGYSSEVRAAIAECVRFKARHNAGTMGRLASAATRASPVGSAPLDLIQNAAASVG encoded by the coding sequence GTGGCCAGGGTCCTGCTGATCCTTCCCCATCTGCCACAACGCATGGGCACGCCCTACCTCGGGCAACAGTACGTCGCCTCCGCGCTGCTCGCCGACGGGCACGAGGTGCGATGCCTGGATCTCGCCGCGATCCGCAGTGAAGGTCGGGACGAGGTCGCGGTCGAATCGGCCGAGCGCTTTCGCCCGGATCTGATCGGCATGACCCTGTTCACCTACAACGCCCGCCGCGGATACGCGCTGGCCGAACGGCTCGACGGGCTCTCGCGCTGGCGGGTGGCCGGCGGCCCGCACGTGACCGCCGTCCCCGACGAGCCGCTGGCGCATGGGTTCGACATCGCGATCGCGGGCGAGGCCGAGCGGCTGATGGTCGATTTGGCCCGCGCCTGCGACGGCGGCGACGCGATGCCGGTGCGTCCCGGCGTTCACTCCGCCGGGCTCGATGGCGGCTCTCACCAGACCCTCGACGACCTCGACGCGCTGCCGTTCCCGCTCGAGAGCTATCGGTGCTACGAGCCCGGCTGGTATTCCGAGGGCGCGATGGTGGTGCCCGGCGGCCTCATGACCAGCCGTGGCTGCCCGGCGCGCTGCACCTTCTGCGCCAATCACGTGACCGGGCGCGTCTATCGCTGGAGGTCGTCCGCGAACGTGGTCGCCGAGATGAAGGCGCTACGCGAGCGCCATGGCGTCATGCACTTTCCGTTCTGGGACGACGCCTTCACCGCGCGACGCCTGCGCATGCTCGAACTATGTGACGCGATTCTCGCCGAGCCCTCGCTCCGCGGCGCGACCTGGACCTGCATCACCCCCGGGAACATGGTGCGGGCCGGCGATCTCGCTCGCATGCGCGAGGCCGGTTGCGTGGCCATCAATTTCGGGATCGAGAGCGGCGACTACAACATCCTGCGCGTCATCCAGAAGGGGCAGAAGCCCGAGCAGGTCCGCGCCGCCGTGGACGCGGCGAAGGCGGCCGGGATGACCACCATCGTCAACTTCATGTTCGGCTTCCCCGAGGAAGGCGTCGCCGAGCTCGAAAACACCCGCCGATTCATGGACCAGCTCGCGCCGCACACCGACTATTTCAACAATCGCGGCGTGCTGGTGCCGATGCCCGGCACCGCGATCTACGACCGCGGACACGAACGCTTCGGTTTCACGCGCTGGTGGCTGGACGCCAGCCGCGTCGTCGACGAGCCCAACGTCCACGTGCTGGATCCGCGGGCGATTCAGGAATATCTCGAGCACGATCCGACGCTCGATCTCGACTTCTTCGGCTATTCGAGCGAGGTGCGCGCGGCGATCGCCGAGTGCGTGCGCTTCAAGGCTCGCCACAATGCCGGCACCATGGGGCGGTTGGCGTCAGCCGCGACCCGCGCGAGCCCGGTGGGAAGCGCGCCCCTCGATCTGATCCAGAATGCCGCGGCCTCGGTGGGGTAG